The Bombus huntii isolate Logan2020A chromosome 1, iyBomHunt1.1, whole genome shotgun sequence genome contains a region encoding:
- the LOC126869881 gene encoding ATP-dependent DNA helicase Q4, producing MEILSDPVFKTQYQKYKNRVKLWESHFTAKHGRKPNKDDIKEADMKIKESYKMYWKLKTRALEETLIDISFSDEAEDNVTKTITCTSSEKIKDDNKPLRNEEKQVLEIITGQDKKDAKNIDENNGRNTDLKSIENIGKIDDEDRDPKECQSQHTVNSLAAEENKYKNVKGVWGDHLSKSNEQIPKKKQTLTIARASSFQLSQNKFTSSNFIKRNPRKSLSATKVKNKSENHNDVSTNTLEKNTNIELNSKDSFDINEETKSIFGKSMKVTYMESKPATQSIGTIQQLIEGHTVSRNLNPGWLDRCAKQSNLVYPAVELQRLSGTSDSGTESLDASIHLSKETLVSESQETLQISDEEDFVCNSDSEEHRNKRIRNFKKRFSDQENHPIKKRCHENYTNGLIPSKTTFCEEKCNNLNITNIDLVRKNCINDNINIQTNLSNNIDKCKDKITDVLQTVDTNTHNEENVEKSSKEKSVSSKIRKQVKCVSSDDSDPDFNESDEKEKRSKKKVSKTKRTSTTRKSKVTKGSPSTNKIKQAPTTRKSYRKKKGIQDEEDVLEISNVDLESTEDKKPEIYGIETLEAVPRFAMCKSNQGDLIEQFAKSISSKADDLSSSLEPKGTTMKLKGQLTSREKLEKKVADGKLNENFVRINLKKKIFVRGKKNFNFSKYRKNQWKEKKKELASSEGNLVVADFVEKKGASSCFKCGNIGHSSRYCPNTKSDDLIPLNEIDECSEFPTLEEAQKMASQNAITAHANRIDRLPEKPSYSLETESELTGNETEDKTDYNDLWEPIEDENILCGYKIPEDLVQKLLPPEIGTVQPLYKLKEDRSCIETPSEVFNTLQKFGHETFRPGQEKAVMRILSGQSTLVTLSTGSGKSLCYQLPAYLYSKYSNCITLVISPLVSLMDDQVTGVPSFLSAACLHTNQTQKVKDNVMEMVKQGKVNILLISPEAVVAGEKSTGFGALLRQLPPIAFACIDEAHCISQWSHNFRPSYLMVCRVLKEKLGVKTVLALTATATKATAESIVSHLDIEEGMAGVISDIPIPRNLLFTISKDENRDQALIKLLLSERFKNCSSIIIYCTRRDECVRIASLLRIAFSQDGNNFEKRNTKLSFIAEAYHAGLSAHRRKIVQKAFMGGQVKIIVATVAFGMGLNKTDIRAVIHYNMPGTFEGYIQEVGRAGRDGLPAHCHLFLNPMEDKDKVELRRHIYANGIDRHTIRRLLQKVFLPCSCAKLRENKGDHRCPGHEVAIPIDDTVAALDISEEKISTLLCYLELHPKRFITVLSSVYIRARVSSYNGPQALKQAAQTSPPLAMAIALDLQNGISHEKDNVIEFPVVDVASAIGWDSGVVKGHLKNLEWKTVNGVPKRSAISVRYDKLGLRVKAPGDLTEVELDEALDALVSRAQSQETSSLQQLETISVMLHKFSVPSVEECLILNDEMINKSDQLKDVIRNYFEGKVLLDIDLTQQNVMENEAQVACDVRNLIVSYRDNNFTGRAVARIFHGIQSPNYPAYIWNKCRFWRAHISFDFNALCQIATREILALR from the exons ATGGAGATACTATCAGACCCAGTGTTTAAAACacaatatcaaaaatataaaaatcgtgTCAAATTATGGGAAAGTCATTTTACCGCGAAACATGGACGTAAGCCGAATAAG gaTGATATTAAAGAGGCTGACATGAAAATCAAGgaatcttataaaatgtattggAAGTTAAAAACACGTGCTTTAGAAGAAACTCTTatagatatttcattttctgaTGAGGCAGAAGATAATGTTACTAAAACTATAACGTGTACATCAtctgaaaaaattaaagatgATAATAAACCTCTAAGGAATGAAGAGAAACAAGTTTTAGAAATTATAACTGGACAAGATAAAAAAGATGCAAAAAACATAGATGAAAATAATGGAAGAAATACAGATTTAAaaagtatagaaaatataggCAAAATAGATGATGAAGATAGAGATCCAAAAGAATGTCAAAGTCAGCATACAGTTAATAGTTTGGCAGCagaggaaaataaatataaaaatgtaaaaggtGTATGGGGTGATCATTTAAGTAAAAGTAACGAGCAAATACCCAAAAAGAAACAAACATTAACTATAGCCAGAGCATCTTCTTTTCAACTGtcacaaaataaatttactagttcaaactttataaaaagaaatcctAGAAAATCCTTGTCTGCgacaaaagtaaaaaataaatctgaaaatcATAATGACGTTAGTACAAATACATTGGAAAAAAACACAAACATAGAACTAAATAGTAAAGATAGTTTTGATATTAATGAAGAAACAAAGTCTATATTTGGTAAGTCTATGAAAGTAACTTACATGGAGTCTAAGCCTGCTACTCAATCGATTGGTACAATACAACAATTAATCGAAGGACATACTGTTAGTAGAAATTTAAATCCTGGATGGTTAGACAGGTGTGCCAAACAAAGTAACTTGGTTTACCCAGCAGTTGAATTACAAAGACTTTCTGGAACAAGCGATTCCGGAACTGAATCACTGGACGCAAGTATTCATTTATCCAAAGAAACACTTGTGTCTGAATCACAAGAAACTCTTCAGATATCGGACGAAGAAGATTTTGTTTGTAACAGTGATTCAGAAGAACATAGAAACAAACGCattagaaatttcaaaaaaagaTTCAGCGATCAAGAAAATCATCCTATCAAAAAAAGGTGTCatgaaaattatacaaatgGCCTAATACCAAGTAAGACAACTTTCTGTGAAGAAAAATGTAACAACTTAAATATAACTAATATAGATTTAGTTaggaaaaattgtataaatgataatataaatattcagacaaatttgtctaataatattgataaatgTAAGGACAAAATAACAGATGTACTACAGACTGTAGATACAAACACACATAATGAAGAGAATGTAGAAAAATCATCTAAAGAAAAATCAGTAAGTTCTAAAATTCGAAAACAAGTTAAATGTGTTTCATCCGATGACTCAGATCCTGATTTCAATGAAAGTGatgaaaaggagaaaagaagcaaaaagAAAGTATCAAAAACAAAGAGAACAAGTACAACAAGAAAGAGTAAAGTTACCAAAGGATCACCATCAACAAATAAGATAAAACAAGCACCTACAACAAGAAAGTCttatagaaaaaagaagggtATACAAGATGAAGAAGATGTCTTAGAAATTTCTAATGTAGATCTTGAAAGTACAGAAGATAAGAAACCTGAAATATATGGAATAGAAACCTTAGAAGCTGTTCCGCGTTTTGCAATGTGCAAAAGTAACCAAGGAGATCTTATTGAACAATTTGCTAAATCTATTTCTTCAAAAGCTGATGATTTAAGTTCTTCTCTTGAACCTAAGGGGACAACTATGAAACTAAAGGGACAATTAACAAGTagagaaaaattggaaaagaaAGTAGCAGAtggaaaattaaatgaaaactTTGTTAggataaatttaaagaaaaaaatatttgtgcgtggtaaaaagaattttaatttttcaaaatataggAAGAATCAAtggaaggagaaaaagaaagaacttGCATCTAGCGAGGGTAATTTAGTAGTAGCTGATTTTGTAGAAAAGAAAGGTGCATCCAGTTGTTTTAAATGTGGAAATATCGGTCATTCTTCAAGGTATTGTCCAAATACAAAAAGCGATGATTTAATTCCGTTAAACGAGATAGATGAATGTTCGGAATTTCCAACCTTAGAAGAAGCTCAGAAAATGGCCAGTCAAAATGCAATTACAGCACATGCTAATAGAATTGACCGTTTACCGGAGAAACCATCATACTCTCTTGAAACAGAGTCTGAATTGACAGGAAATGAAACGGAGGATAAGACTGACTATAATGATTTATGGGAACCTATTGAAGACGAA AATATTTTATGTGGCTATAAAATTCCCGAAGATTTGGTACAAAAGTTATTACCACCAGAAATTGGTACAGTACAGCCACTATATAAACTTAAAGAAGATCGGTCGTGCATAG AAACACCATCTGAAGTTTTCAACACCTTGCAAAAATTTGGTCATGAAACATTTAGACCTGGACAAGAAAAAGCTGTAATGAGAATACTTTCTGGTCAATCGACATTGGTAACTTTATCTACTGGCTCTGGAAAGTCTTTATGTTATCAGTTACCTGCATATCTTTATTCTAAATACTCCAATTGTATCACTTTAGTGATATCACCACTGGTCTCCTTAATGGATGACCAAGTAACGGGTGTACCTTCATTTTTATCCGCAGCTTGTCTGCATACTAATCAAACGCAAAAAGTAAAAGATAATGTTATGGAAATGGTGAAACAAGGAAAagtgaatattttattaatttctccAGAAGCTGTAGTAGCTGGAGAAAAATCAACTGGATTTGGTGCTTTGTTAAGGCAGCTTCCACCAATTGCTTTTGCATGTATAGACGAAGCTCATTGTATTTCACAATGGTCTCATAATTTTCGTCCATCTTATCTTATGGTTTGTCGAGTTCTTAAAGAAAAATTAGGTGTCAAAACAGTACTAGCTCTTACTGCTACTGCAACAAAAGCTACTGCAGAAAGCATAGTAAGCCATTTAGATATAGAAGAAGGAATGGCAGGTGTTATCTCTGATATTCCAATACCTAGAAATCTGCTGTTTACAATTTCTAAAGATGAAAATAGAGATCAGGCTttaatcaaattattattaagtgaaagatttaaaaattgtagctcaattattatttattgtactCGTCGAGATGAATGTGTAAGAATTGCGAGTCTTCTAAGAATTGCTTTCTCACAG GATGGAAATAATTTCGAGAAACGAAACACCAAACTATCTTTTATCGCGGAAGCATACCATGCTGGTTTATCGGCTCATCGCCGAAAAATTGTTCAGAAAGCATTTATGGGTGGACAAGTCAAGATCATTGTTGCTACTGTAGCTTTTGGTATGGGTCTTAATAAGACAGATATTCGTGCTGTTATACATTACAACATGCCTGGCACCTTCGAAGGATATATTCAAGAAGTCGGGAGAGCTGGTCGAGATGGACTTCCAGCCCATtgtcatttatttttaaatccaATG GAAGATAAGGATAAAGTAGAATTACGACGgcatatttatgcaaatgGAATAGACAGGCATACAATCAGACGATTACTTCAAAAAGTTTTTCTTCCGTGTTCATGTGCAAAATTACGTGAAAACAAAGGAGATCATAGGTGTCCTGGTCATGAAGTTGCTATTCCGATTGACGATACAGTTGCGGCTTTAGATATTTCAGAGGAAAAGATTTCAACACTTTTGTGTTATCTCGAATTGCATCCTAAAAGATTTATTACTGTTCTTTCATCTGTATATATCAGGGCTAGAGTTTCAAGTTATAACGGTCCTCAAGCGCTAAAGCAAGCTGCTCAAACG TCACCACCACTTGCAATGGCAATAGCACTAGATTTACAAAACGGTATTTCTCATGAAAAGGATAACGTTATTGAGTTTCCGGTTGTGGATGTTGCATCTGCTATTGGTTGGGATAGTGGTGTAGTAAAAGGTCACCTTAAAAATTTAGAATGGAAAACAG TCAATGGAGTTCCGAAGCGATCAGCTATTTCAGTAAGATATGATAAACTTGGTTTAAGGGTAAAAGCCCCAGGAGACTTGACAGAAGTGGAACTAGATGAAGCACTAGATGCTTTAGTCAGCCGCGCTCAATCTCAAGAAACTTCATCTTTACAACAACTTGAGACAATTAGTGTTATGCTACACAAGTTTAGTGTACCATCTGTAGAAGAGTGCCTTATATTGAACGATGAAATGATTAACAAGTCTGATCAATTAAAAGACGTTATTCGCAATTACTTCGAGGGAAAAGTTCTATTAGATATCGATTTAACACAACAA AATGTAATGGAAAATGAAGCGCAAGTAGCCTGCGATGTACGAAATTTGATTGTAAGTTACCGTGACAACAATTTCACTGGACGTGCAGTCGCACGAATCTTTCATGGGATACAAAGTCCAAATTACCCTGCTTATATATGGAATAAATGCCGTTTCTGGAGGGCTCATATTTCATTTGATTTTAATGCTTTATGTCAAATTGCGACAAGAGAAATTTTAGCTTTACGTTAG
- the LOC126870041 gene encoding uncharacterized protein LOC126870041 encodes MDRIYVDEETGESISLPDSDCEIRRLVSSINNAETGEPEINIVGIETTKSRRTRFQIPKEVKETLSIKDRTFKKNGNLMDLEPVPAGATFGQVNPVCLFFLAVLCFCWFLPVLMFLEMSLHIWAHHKNKTLKDANVYFRSPFHGISSEFCALCQNEMCMNRVGKMQQIRMHKFLRQCNYMKRVVT; translated from the exons ATGGATCGAATCTACGTTGATGAAGAAACTGGTGAGAGTATTAGTCTTCCAGATTCCGACTGTGAGATTCGACGACTCGTTAGTTCGATAAATAATGCCGAGACGGGAGAACCGGAGATCAACATAGTTGGAATAGAAACTACTAAAAGTCGAAGAACACGCTTCCAG ATTCCGAAAGAAGTGAAGGAAACGTTGTCAATTAAGGATCGCAcctttaaaaaaaatgggaATCTAATGGATTTAGAGCCAGTTCCAGCTGGAGCAACGTTTGGTCAAGTAAACCCAGTTTGTTTGTTCTTCCTTGCTGTTCTATGTTTCTGCTGGTTCTTGCCTGTATTAATGTTCCTTGAGATGTCATTGCACATTTGGGCtcatcataaaaataaaacgttaAAGGATGCCAACGTTTATTTCCGTTCTCCATTTCACGGAATATCGTCTGAATTTTGCGCACTATGCCAAAATGAAATGTGCATGAACCGTGTTGGAAAAATGCAGCAAATACGAATGCACAAGTTTTTGCGACAATGCAATTATATGAAAAGAGTGGTAACGTGA